One genomic window of Nocardioides daphniae includes the following:
- a CDS encoding 2-oxoacid:ferredoxin oxidoreductase subunit beta, whose amino-acid sequence MTTDLGLPTVGPSGLGSVPTADVQLTGKDYTSDQEVRWCPGCGDYAVLKAVQSFLPGLGLRRENIVFVSGIGCSSRFPYYLDTYGMHSIHGRAPAIATGIATAREDLSVWVVTGDGDALSIGGNHLIHAMRRNVNMTILLFNNRIYGLTKGQYSPTSEAGKVTKSTPMGSVDHPFNPVSLALGAEATFVARTIDSDRKHLTGVLEAAAAHRGTALVEIYQNCPIFNDGAFDDLKNPDTRTDSIIPLVHGQPITFGAPLEDGRGSRAVVRDAGGVAVVATTDVDPDAVLVHDAHREDPSTAFAISRLTDAGYLHQSPIGIFRQVERATYDDQARAQVVTAQGAVGEPDPSARLAALIGGGDTWTVV is encoded by the coding sequence ATGACCACCGACCTCGGCCTCCCCACCGTCGGCCCGTCGGGCCTCGGCTCCGTGCCGACCGCCGACGTGCAGCTGACCGGCAAGGACTACACCTCCGACCAGGAGGTGCGCTGGTGCCCGGGCTGCGGCGACTACGCCGTGCTCAAGGCGGTGCAGTCGTTCCTGCCGGGGCTGGGCCTGCGCCGCGAGAACATCGTCTTCGTCTCCGGCATCGGCTGCTCCTCGCGCTTCCCCTACTACCTCGACACCTACGGCATGCACTCGATCCACGGGCGCGCCCCGGCGATCGCGACGGGCATCGCCACCGCCCGGGAGGACCTGTCGGTCTGGGTGGTGACCGGCGACGGCGACGCGCTGTCGATCGGCGGCAACCACCTCATCCACGCCATGCGGCGCAACGTCAACATGACGATCCTGCTCTTCAACAACCGGATCTACGGGCTCACGAAGGGGCAGTACTCCCCCACCTCCGAGGCCGGCAAGGTCACCAAGTCGACCCCGATGGGCTCGGTCGACCACCCGTTCAACCCGGTCTCCCTGGCGCTGGGCGCGGAGGCCACCTTCGTGGCTCGCACCATCGACTCCGACCGCAAGCACCTCACCGGTGTGCTCGAGGCGGCCGCGGCGCACCGGGGCACCGCACTGGTGGAGATCTACCAGAACTGCCCGATCTTCAACGACGGCGCCTTCGACGACCTGAAGAACCCCGACACCCGCACCGACTCGATCATCCCGCTGGTCCACGGCCAGCCGATCACCTTCGGCGCCCCGCTGGAGGACGGCCGCGGCTCGAGGGCCGTGGTCCGCGACGCGGGTGGGGTCGCTGTGGTCGCCACCACCGACGTCGACCCCGACGCCGTGCTGGTCCACGACGCGCACCGCGAGGACCCGTCGACCGCCTTCGCGATCAGCCGGCTGACCGACGCGGGCTACCTGCACCAGTCCCCCATCGGGATCTTCCGGCAGGTCGAGCGGGCGACGTACGACGACCAGGCCCGTGCCCAGGTGGTCACCGCCCAGGGTGCGGTGGGCGAGCCCGACCCCTCCGCACGACTGGCGGCGCTGATCGGCGGCGGCGACACCTGGACGGTCGTCTGA
- the rarD gene encoding EamA family transporter RarD: MSDSRRGVVAGFAAYLIWGLFPLYWPLLKPAGAVEILAHRMIWSALSMAVVVVVLRRVGGVRAAFADRRRLAILAGAAAVISINWGTYIWGVNNGHVVETSLGYFINPLVTVTLGVVVLGERLRPLQWGAVAVALLAVVVLTLDYGRPPWIALVLAVSFATYGLAKKKADTGASESLTVETTLVAPFAIAYAVWLASTGEATFGHEGAGQAALLVVAGVLTAVPLVLFGAAATRMSLVSLGLLQYLAPILQFSIGVLVFREEMPAARWAGFLLVWVALVVFTTESISHRRRQLALAADASAL; encoded by the coding sequence GTGAGTGACTCCCGTCGTGGCGTGGTGGCCGGTTTCGCGGCCTACCTGATCTGGGGGCTCTTCCCCCTGTACTGGCCCCTGCTGAAGCCCGCCGGCGCGGTCGAGATCCTCGCCCACCGGATGATCTGGTCGGCGCTGAGCATGGCGGTCGTGGTCGTCGTGCTGCGCCGCGTCGGCGGCGTACGGGCGGCCTTCGCCGACCGCCGCCGGCTGGCCATCCTGGCCGGCGCCGCCGCCGTCATCTCCATCAACTGGGGCACCTACATCTGGGGCGTCAACAACGGCCACGTCGTGGAGACCTCGCTGGGCTACTTCATCAACCCGCTGGTCACCGTCACCCTCGGCGTCGTGGTGCTGGGCGAGCGGTTGCGGCCGTTGCAGTGGGGTGCGGTCGCGGTCGCGCTGCTCGCGGTCGTGGTGCTCACCCTCGACTACGGGCGCCCGCCGTGGATCGCCCTGGTGCTCGCGGTCTCCTTCGCGACCTACGGCCTGGCGAAGAAGAAGGCCGACACCGGCGCCTCCGAGTCACTCACCGTCGAGACGACGCTGGTGGCGCCGTTCGCCATCGCGTACGCGGTGTGGCTGGCCTCGACGGGCGAGGCGACCTTCGGCCACGAGGGCGCCGGCCAGGCGGCCCTGCTGGTGGTCGCGGGCGTGCTGACCGCGGTGCCGCTGGTGCTCTTCGGGGCGGCGGCGACGCGGATGAGCCTGGTCAGCCTGGGGCTGCTGCAGTACCTCGCGCCGATCCTGCAGTTCTCGATCGGCGTGCTGGTCTTCCGCGAGGAGATGCCGGCCGCGCGCTGGGCCGGCTTCCTGCTCGTCTGGGTGGCCCTGGTCGTCTTCACGACCGAGTCGATCAGCCACCGGCGCAGGCAGCTGGCGTTGGCCGCTGACGCGTCCGCGCTCTGA
- a CDS encoding polyprenyl synthetase family protein gives MASAGLALPVVDEELAARLKTRLAAIEEDLASHVSGSADFINEAAGHLMAAGGKRFRPLLVLLAAEAGPDPDSEQVRRAASVVELTHLASLYHDDVMDEADVRRGADSANARWDNHVAILTGDYLFAKSSELTAELGPEAVLIQARTFARLVEGQILETVKPREGEDPLAHYLEVVAGKTGSLIAASALYGGMFSGASAEVCEALRQYGEIVGSAFQLSDDILDIASESEESGKTPGTDLREGVPTLPVLMARAANRPEDARLLELLDADLSDDALHAEALDLLRKHPAMDSARDYVRGQADDAKALLAVLPEGGVRQALEAFADVVAVRSS, from the coding sequence ATTGCTTCCGCCGGACTGGCCCTTCCCGTCGTCGACGAGGAGCTCGCCGCACGCCTGAAGACCCGCCTGGCGGCGATCGAGGAGGACCTCGCGTCGCACGTCTCCGGCAGCGCCGACTTCATCAACGAGGCCGCCGGCCACCTGATGGCGGCCGGTGGCAAGCGGTTCCGTCCGCTGCTGGTGCTGCTCGCGGCGGAGGCCGGCCCCGATCCCGACTCCGAGCAGGTGCGCCGTGCCGCCTCGGTGGTCGAGCTGACCCACCTCGCCTCGCTCTACCACGACGACGTCATGGACGAGGCCGACGTGCGCCGCGGCGCCGACTCGGCCAACGCCCGCTGGGACAACCACGTCGCGATCCTCACCGGCGACTACCTCTTCGCGAAGTCGTCCGAGCTCACCGCCGAGCTGGGTCCGGAGGCCGTGCTGATCCAGGCGCGCACCTTCGCCCGTCTGGTCGAGGGGCAGATCCTCGAGACGGTGAAGCCGCGCGAGGGTGAGGACCCGCTGGCCCACTACCTCGAGGTCGTCGCCGGCAAGACCGGCTCGCTGATCGCCGCCTCGGCGCTCTACGGTGGCATGTTCTCCGGCGCCTCCGCAGAGGTCTGCGAGGCGCTGCGCCAGTACGGCGAGATCGTCGGCTCGGCCTTCCAGCTCTCCGACGACATCCTCGACATCGCCTCCGAGAGCGAGGAGTCGGGCAAGACGCCGGGCACCGACCTGCGCGAGGGCGTACCGACGCTGCCCGTGCTGATGGCGCGCGCCGCCAACCGTCCCGAGGACGCCCGTCTGCTCGAGCTGCTCGACGCCGACCTCAGCGACGACGCCCTGCACGCCGAAGCCCTCGACCTGCTGCGCAAGCACCCGGCGATGGACTCCGCCCGCGACTACGTACGCGGCCAGGCCGACGACGCGAAGGCTCTCCTCGCGGTGCTGCCCGAGGGTGGTGTCCGCCAGGCCCTGGAGGCGTTCGCCGACGTGGTCGCCGTCCGCTCCTCCTGA
- the nuoN gene encoding NADH-quinone oxidoreductase subunit NuoN, which produces MNEFVKPSIEYFELAPLLLVFGAACIGVLVEAFAPRPARYAAQVVLTFLALLAALVTVVLVALDFADAGPAPHPDGRGFGVVAAMGSVAVDGPTLFLWGVILVLALLGTALFAERHLDGGLSAFAGQAAAAPGSDAERAASRERWEHTEVYPLLLFAVTGMLLFPAANDLLVLFVALEILSLPLYLLAGLARRRRLLSQEAALKYFLLGAFASAFFLYGAALLYGYAGSMEFGAIGEAIANKTDDRALLLVATGLLAVGLFFKVGAAPFHAWSPDVYQGAPTPLTAFMAAATKVAAFGAILRLFYVALGNDRTSWLPVFWVVAILSMVVGTVLAIGQSDVKRLLAYSSVAHAGFVLTGVLGVQSAGQMAPGELSSAEAVLFYLTTYGLTTLGAFAVVSLVRDGGGETTQLSRWAGLGKDSPVVAGVFAFFLLAMAGIPLTSGFAGKWAVFSVALAAGAWPVVLLAVLMSVVAAWIYLKVIVLMYFREPEPDSASVADPSVLTSVAIAVTAAATLVLGVVPDPLLDVLASAGEFIR; this is translated from the coding sequence GTGAACGAGTTCGTCAAGCCGTCCATCGAGTACTTCGAGCTCGCCCCGCTGCTGCTCGTCTTCGGTGCCGCCTGCATCGGCGTGCTGGTCGAGGCCTTCGCGCCCCGCCCGGCGCGGTACGCCGCCCAGGTCGTCCTGACCTTCCTCGCGCTGCTCGCCGCGCTGGTGACGGTCGTCCTCGTGGCGCTCGACTTCGCCGACGCCGGCCCGGCCCCGCACCCCGACGGCCGTGGCTTCGGCGTGGTCGCGGCGATGGGGTCGGTCGCCGTCGACGGACCGACGCTCTTCCTGTGGGGCGTCATCCTCGTGCTCGCCCTGCTGGGCACCGCGCTCTTCGCGGAGCGGCACCTCGACGGAGGCCTGAGCGCCTTCGCCGGTCAGGCCGCCGCGGCGCCGGGATCGGACGCCGAGCGGGCCGCCTCGCGCGAGCGCTGGGAGCACACCGAGGTCTACCCGCTGCTGCTCTTCGCGGTCACGGGCATGCTGCTCTTCCCGGCCGCCAACGACCTGCTGGTGCTCTTCGTGGCGCTGGAGATCCTGTCGCTGCCGCTCTACCTGCTGGCCGGCCTGGCGCGTCGCCGCCGCCTGCTCAGCCAGGAGGCCGCGCTCAAGTACTTCCTGCTCGGCGCCTTCGCCTCCGCCTTCTTCCTCTACGGCGCGGCCCTGCTCTACGGCTACGCCGGCTCGATGGAGTTCGGTGCCATCGGCGAGGCGATCGCCAACAAGACCGACGACCGGGCGCTGCTGCTGGTCGCGACCGGCCTGCTGGCGGTCGGCCTCTTCTTCAAGGTGGGCGCCGCCCCCTTCCACGCCTGGAGCCCGGACGTCTACCAGGGCGCCCCCACGCCGCTGACCGCCTTCATGGCGGCGGCCACCAAGGTGGCGGCCTTCGGCGCGATCCTGCGCCTCTTCTACGTGGCGCTGGGCAACGACCGTACGTCGTGGCTCCCCGTCTTCTGGGTCGTCGCGATCCTGTCGATGGTCGTCGGCACGGTGCTGGCGATCGGCCAGAGCGACGTGAAGCGCCTGCTGGCCTACTCGTCGGTGGCCCACGCCGGCTTCGTGCTCACCGGCGTCCTGGGCGTGCAGTCCGCCGGCCAGATGGCGCCGGGCGAGCTGAGCTCGGCCGAGGCCGTCCTCTTCTACCTGACGACGTACGGCCTCACCACGCTCGGCGCCTTCGCGGTGGTGAGCCTGGTGCGCGACGGCGGCGGCGAGACCACCCAGCTGTCGCGGTGGGCGGGGCTGGGCAAGGACTCCCCGGTGGTCGCGGGCGTCTTCGCCTTCTTCCTGCTGGCCATGGCGGGCATCCCGCTCACCTCGGGCTTCGCCGGCAAGTGGGCGGTCTTCTCGGTCGCCCTGGCGGCCGGCGCCTGGCCGGTCGTGCTGCTCGCCGTGCTGATGAGCGTGGTCGCCGCGTGGATCTACCTGAAGGTCATCGTGCTCATGTACTTCCGCGAGCCGGAGCCCGACTCGGCGTCGGTGGCGGACCCCTCGGTGCTGACCTCGGTGGCCATCGCCGTGACCGCTGCCGCGACGCTCGTGCTCGGCGTCGTGCCGGACCCGCTGCTCGACGTGTTGGCCAGTGCTGGAGAATTCATCAGGTGA
- a CDS encoding NADH-quinone oxidoreductase subunit M, with protein MSDFPWLIALVLVPLVGAVAVSFLPSGSGEPLPKKVGLGVALLTLLLGLGVLAGYTLGDDSSSAGGGAQFDVSYDWISLFGAHLALGVDGLSLVMVVLTVVLVPLVMLASWHESDEGSTKSFFGWVLALEAMSLAVFTATDVFLFYVVFEATLIPAYFLVAGFGREGRSRAATKFLLYQLGGGLVMLASVIGLYVVSSDAGNPSYLISDLAAMHIDETAQRWLFVGFFIAFAAKAPLFPLHTWLADTTEKATPSTSVLLVCVLDKIGTYGMLRFCLGLLPEASEWATPVVVVLALISIVYGAFVAIGQDDVLRLIGLTSLSHFGLIVLGIFVFSGAGSSGAVLYMVNHGISTAALFLIAGFVIRRTGTASISAMGGLEKTVPVLAGVFLVAGMAAAGLPGLSPFVSEVLVLIAAFNHAWWAGAIAVTSIVLAAIYILWTYQRTFTGPARPEFAAVVDIDRRELGAVVPLLVALVVFGFFPMPVLDVINPAVDDILTQVGVTEEPPTVEAEASDATEGADQ; from the coding sequence ATGAGCGACTTCCCCTGGCTGATCGCCCTCGTCCTCGTGCCGCTCGTCGGCGCGGTGGCCGTCTCGTTCCTGCCCTCGGGCAGCGGTGAGCCGCTGCCCAAGAAGGTCGGGCTCGGCGTCGCCCTGCTGACCCTGCTGCTCGGGCTGGGAGTCCTCGCCGGCTACACGCTCGGCGACGACTCCAGCTCCGCCGGCGGCGGCGCCCAGTTCGACGTCTCGTACGACTGGATCTCGCTCTTCGGTGCCCACCTCGCCCTCGGTGTCGACGGCCTCAGCCTGGTGATGGTCGTGCTGACCGTCGTCCTGGTGCCGCTGGTGATGCTGGCCAGCTGGCACGAGTCCGACGAGGGCAGCACCAAGTCGTTCTTCGGCTGGGTGCTGGCGCTCGAGGCGATGTCGCTGGCGGTCTTCACCGCGACCGACGTCTTCCTCTTCTACGTGGTCTTCGAGGCGACGCTGATCCCGGCGTACTTCCTCGTCGCGGGCTTCGGCCGCGAGGGCCGCAGCCGGGCCGCGACCAAGTTCCTGCTCTACCAGCTCGGCGGTGGTCTGGTGATGCTCGCCAGCGTCATCGGCCTGTACGTCGTCTCCTCCGACGCCGGCAACCCGTCGTACCTGATCAGTGACCTGGCCGCGATGCATATCGACGAGACCGCGCAGCGCTGGCTCTTCGTCGGCTTCTTCATCGCCTTCGCGGCGAAGGCGCCGCTCTTCCCGCTGCACACGTGGCTGGCCGACACCACCGAGAAGGCGACGCCGAGCACCTCGGTGCTGCTGGTCTGCGTGCTCGACAAGATCGGCACCTACGGCATGCTCCGCTTCTGCCTGGGCCTGCTGCCCGAGGCGTCGGAGTGGGCGACCCCGGTCGTCGTCGTGCTGGCGCTCATCTCGATCGTCTACGGCGCCTTCGTGGCGATCGGCCAGGACGACGTGCTGCGCCTCATCGGCCTGACCTCGCTGTCGCACTTCGGCCTGATCGTGCTGGGCATCTTCGTCTTCTCCGGCGCCGGCTCGTCGGGTGCGGTGCTCTACATGGTCAACCACGGCATCTCGACAGCCGCGCTCTTCCTGATCGCGGGCTTCGTCATCCGCCGCACCGGCACCGCCTCGATCAGCGCCATGGGTGGTCTGGAGAAGACCGTCCCGGTGCTGGCCGGCGTCTTCCTTGTGGCCGGCATGGCGGCGGCGGGACTGCCCGGCCTGTCGCCCTTCGTCTCCGAGGTGCTGGTGCTGATCGCGGCCTTCAACCACGCCTGGTGGGCGGGTGCGATCGCGGTGACCTCCATCGTGCTGGCCGCCATCTACATCCTGTGGACCTACCAGCGCACCTTCACCGGCCCGGCCCGCCCGGAGTTCGCAGCGGTCGTCGACATCGACCGGCGCGAGCTCGGCGCGGTGGTGCCGCTGCTGGTGGCCCTGGTCGTCTTCGGCTTCTTCCCGATGCCGGTGCTCGACGTGATCAACCCCGCGGTGGACGACATCCTCACCCAGGTCGGCGTGACCGAGGAGCCACCGACGGTGGAGGCCGAGGCCTCCGACGCGACTGAGGGAGCGGACCAGTGA
- the nuoL gene encoding NADH-quinone oxidoreductase subunit L, which translates to MSALSLTAGITQVGSLLSAAGEAHVPVVAPTAADGVFSLLWLVIGLPLLGALVLLLGGPLTRGAIDRWGHWLGTATVAGSFVLSLTLFLALLGRDEAERQVGQELWTWFSAGSVEVGMDLLYDPLSALFLLLITGVGALIHVYSIGYMEHDERRRRFFGYLNLFIAAMLMLVLAGNFVGLFFGWEGVGLASYLLIGFWQHKPSAAAAAKKAFVMNRVGDVGLALAIGLMFATFGSTDFGVVSAATERAGEGTLNALGLLLLLGACGKSAQVPLQAWLLDAMEGPTPVSALIHAATMVTAGVYLVVRSNFIFELAPAAQTAVVVVATVTLLWGAVLGCAKDDIKKALAGSTMSQIGYMMLAAGLGVAGYAFAIMHLLTHGFFKANMFLGAGSVMHGMDDDVNMRNYGALTKALPVTYLTFLMGYLAIIGFPGFSGFWSKDKVIETALAENPVVGILALLGAGITGFYMTRLMILTFWSSKRWNAGVHPHESPKVMTVPLVVLAALSVLGGVLLLGNWIVDWLTPVVGHVEHHEPPLPPIVITLIITATAALGVAAAVFLVLKRDIPKTAPSDVSFATRAARADLYGDGINDVLVIEPGRRLVSGLTTMDRVVVDGVVEGGAASVSGLSRVSRRIQNGYVRSYALSVVGGVLIVVLALLAVNLA; encoded by the coding sequence ATGAGTGCACTGTCACTGACCGCTGGGATCACCCAGGTGGGCAGCCTGCTGTCCGCCGCGGGGGAGGCCCACGTCCCGGTGGTCGCCCCGACCGCCGCCGACGGCGTCTTCTCGCTGCTCTGGCTGGTGATCGGCCTGCCCCTGCTGGGCGCGCTGGTCCTGCTGCTGGGCGGCCCGCTGACCAGGGGCGCGATCGACCGGTGGGGCCACTGGCTCGGCACCGCGACGGTCGCCGGCTCCTTCGTCCTGAGCCTGACCCTCTTCCTGGCCCTGCTGGGCCGGGACGAGGCCGAGCGACAGGTCGGACAGGAGCTGTGGACCTGGTTCTCGGCCGGGTCGGTCGAGGTCGGCATGGACCTGCTCTACGACCCGCTGTCGGCGCTCTTCCTGCTGCTGATCACCGGCGTCGGTGCGCTGATCCACGTCTACTCGATCGGCTACATGGAGCACGACGAGCGGCGCCGCCGCTTCTTCGGCTACCTCAACCTCTTCATCGCCGCGATGCTGATGCTGGTCCTGGCCGGCAACTTCGTGGGTCTCTTCTTCGGCTGGGAGGGCGTCGGCCTGGCGTCCTACCTGCTGATCGGCTTCTGGCAGCACAAGCCCTCGGCGGCTGCCGCGGCCAAGAAGGCCTTCGTGATGAACCGCGTCGGTGACGTCGGCCTGGCGTTGGCCATCGGCCTGATGTTCGCCACCTTCGGCTCCACCGACTTCGGTGTCGTCAGCGCCGCCACCGAGCGCGCCGGCGAGGGCACCCTCAACGCGCTGGGCCTGCTGCTCCTGCTCGGTGCCTGCGGCAAGTCGGCCCAGGTGCCGCTGCAGGCCTGGCTGCTCGACGCCATGGAGGGCCCGACCCCGGTCTCGGCCCTGATCCACGCGGCGACCATGGTCACCGCCGGCGTCTACCTGGTGGTCCGCTCCAACTTCATCTTCGAGCTGGCCCCGGCCGCCCAGACCGCGGTGGTGGTCGTGGCGACGGTGACGCTGCTGTGGGGTGCCGTGCTCGGTTGCGCGAAGGACGACATCAAGAAGGCGCTCGCCGGATCCACGATGAGCCAGATCGGCTACATGATGCTGGCCGCCGGCCTCGGCGTCGCGGGCTACGCCTTCGCGATCATGCACCTGCTCACCCACGGCTTCTTCAAGGCCAACATGTTCCTGGGCGCGGGCTCCGTCATGCACGGCATGGACGACGACGTGAACATGCGCAACTACGGCGCGCTCACCAAGGCGCTGCCGGTCACCTACCTCACCTTCCTGATGGGCTACCTGGCGATCATCGGCTTCCCGGGCTTCTCCGGCTTCTGGTCCAAGGACAAGGTGATCGAGACCGCCCTGGCCGAGAACCCGGTCGTCGGCATCCTGGCCCTGCTGGGCGCCGGCATCACGGGCTTCTACATGACCCGCCTGATGATCCTCACCTTCTGGAGCTCCAAGCGCTGGAACGCCGGCGTCCACCCGCACGAGTCGCCGAAGGTGATGACGGTCCCGCTGGTCGTCCTGGCGGCGCTCTCGGTGCTGGGCGGCGTGCTGCTGCTCGGCAACTGGATCGTCGACTGGCTCACCCCGGTCGTCGGCCACGTCGAGCACCACGAGCCCCCGCTCCCGCCGATCGTGATCACCCTGATCATCACCGCCACGGCGGCGCTCGGTGTCGCGGCCGCGGTCTTCCTCGTGCTCAAGCGCGACATCCCGAAGACCGCTCCCAGCGACGTCTCCTTCGCGACGCGGGCCGCCCGCGCCGACCTGTACGGCGACGGCATCAACGACGTACTCGTCATCGAGCCCGGTCGCCGCCTGGTCTCCGGCCTGACCACCATGGACCGCGTCGTCGTCGACGGCGTGGTCGAGGGAGGGGCGGCCTCGGTGAGCGGCCTGTCGCGGGTCTCGCGGCGCATCCAGAACGGCTACGTCCGTTCCTACGCCCTGTCCGTCGTCGGCGGTGTCCTCATCGTCGTCCTGGCCCTCCTGGCGGTGAACCTCGCATGA
- the nuoK gene encoding NADH-quinone oxidoreductase subunit NuoK: protein MSLTPFIVLSAILFTIGAVGVLTRRNAIVVFMCVELMLNACNLALVTFAKQHGNLDGQVTAFFVMVVAAAEVVVGLAIIMSIFRTRRSASVDDASLLKY, encoded by the coding sequence ATGAGCCTGACTCCCTTCATCGTCCTGTCGGCGATCCTCTTCACCATCGGGGCCGTGGGGGTGCTGACCCGTCGCAACGCGATCGTGGTCTTCATGTGCGTCGAGCTGATGCTCAACGCCTGCAACCTCGCCCTGGTCACCTTCGCCAAGCAGCACGGCAACCTCGACGGCCAGGTGACCGCCTTCTTCGTGATGGTGGTGGCCGCGGCCGAGGTCGTCGTCGGGCTGGCCATCATCATGAGCATCTTCCGGACCCGTCGCTCGGCCTCGGTCGACGACGCGAGCCTGCTGAAGTACTGA
- a CDS encoding NADH-quinone oxidoreductase subunit J, which translates to MTAFWILAPVMVLAALGILFVRKAVHAAMLLAVVMVSLAVLYLALEAPFLFVVQIIVYTGAILMLFLFVLMLVGVDASDSVVETIPGQRVTSIVAGLLLGTTLVLALGQVTLGTAVGLDEVNSGGNVQALAQVLFSRWVFAFEATSALLVTAALGAMVLAHREREVKVTQADLAAQRMRDYAESGKHPGPLPSPGVYARHNAVDTPALLPDGTASEASISRVLAARGTVRSAPAEAGRIEKFTGGTGPAATAGVEVEEETE; encoded by the coding sequence GTGACCGCCTTCTGGATCCTGGCGCCGGTGATGGTGCTGGCGGCCCTGGGCATCCTGTTCGTGCGCAAGGCGGTGCACGCCGCGATGCTGCTGGCCGTGGTGATGGTCAGCCTCGCCGTGCTCTACCTGGCGCTGGAGGCCCCGTTCCTCTTCGTCGTGCAGATCATCGTCTACACCGGCGCGATCCTGATGCTCTTCCTCTTCGTGCTGATGCTGGTCGGCGTCGACGCCTCCGACTCGGTCGTGGAGACGATTCCCGGCCAGCGCGTCACCTCGATCGTGGCCGGGCTGCTGCTCGGCACGACCCTGGTGCTGGCGCTCGGACAGGTCACCCTCGGCACCGCGGTCGGCCTCGACGAGGTCAACTCCGGCGGCAACGTGCAGGCGCTCGCGCAGGTGCTCTTCAGCCGCTGGGTCTTCGCCTTCGAGGCGACCAGCGCCCTGCTGGTCACCGCGGCGCTGGGCGCGATGGTCCTCGCCCACCGCGAGCGGGAGGTCAAGGTCACCCAGGCCGACCTGGCCGCGCAGCGCATGCGTGACTACGCCGAGTCGGGCAAGCACCCCGGCCCGCTGCCCTCGCCCGGTGTGTACGCCCGGCACAACGCCGTCGACACCCCTGCGCTGCTGCCCGACGGCACGGCGTCCGAGGCGTCGATCTCGCGGGTGCTCGCCGCGCGCGGCACCGTGCGCTCGGCCCCGGCCGAGGCGGGCCGCATCGAGAAGTTCACCGGTGGCACCGGCCCCGCGGCGACCGCGGGCGTCGAGGTCGAGGAGGAGACCGAATGA
- the nuoI gene encoding NADH-quinone oxidoreductase subunit NuoI produces MAEEKPESRKGVGEQLKEQLWDPIAGFGVTFRTMFKKVVTEQYPFEKVPTAPRFHGRHQLNRWPDGLEKCVGCELCAWACPADAIYVEGASNTDGPEGERFSPGERYGRVYQINYARCILCGLCIEACPTRALTMTNEYELADSSRESLIYEKSDLLAPLLPGMEQPPHAMLLGDDEGDYYRGNFKKKEADQ; encoded by the coding sequence ATGGCCGAGGAGAAGCCCGAGTCCCGCAAGGGCGTGGGCGAGCAGCTCAAGGAGCAGCTCTGGGACCCGATCGCCGGCTTCGGCGTCACCTTCCGGACGATGTTCAAGAAGGTCGTCACCGAGCAGTACCCCTTCGAGAAGGTGCCGACGGCGCCGCGCTTCCACGGCCGGCACCAGCTCAACCGCTGGCCCGACGGCCTGGAGAAGTGCGTGGGCTGCGAGCTCTGCGCCTGGGCGTGCCCCGCCGACGCGATCTACGTCGAGGGCGCCTCCAACACCGACGGTCCCGAGGGGGAGCGGTTCAGCCCCGGTGAGCGCTACGGCCGCGTCTACCAGATCAACTACGCGCGCTGCATCCTCTGCGGCCTCTGCATCGAGGCGTGCCCGACCCGCGCGTTGACGATGACCAACGAGTACGAGCTGGCCGACTCCTCGCGTGAGTCGCTGATCTACGAGAAGTCCGACCTGCTCGCCCCGCTGCTGCCCGGCATGGAGCAGCCGCCGCACGCGATGCTCCTGGGTGACGACGAGGGCGACTACTACCGCGGCAACTTCAAGAAGAAGGAGGCCGACCAGTGA